ATCACACGAACGGCTGATAGGCCCACACCACGCGGCCCACGATCCGATCCTCCAAGCTCTCGCCGCTGAGATCGGCGAAGGTGACTTTCTCGTCCCGGTTCTCGGGGATGAGCCAGAGGCGCGGGGGCGTCCACTGAAGGCGCTTGAGGGTGCAACCCCCCGAGTCGTCCCGCACGGCGTATATCCCCGAGGGCGTGATTGCCTTGTCCTGCCGGTCCACGACCACCACCGCCCCCGGCTGAATCAGGGGGAGCATGCTCCGCCCCACCTCGCGGTTGACCCGGATGGCGACCAAATCTCCCCGGCCCGTTACCTGGGAAACGTGGATGAGGGCGTACTCCTCGATGGCCTCTTCGACGATGCGGGCGCTTCCGGCCGCGATGGAGCCCGAAACGAGCGGAACGGCCTGGAAGTCTTCTGCCCTGACCCGGCCCGGGCCCTGGATGTTTTCCGAGATTCGGAGCTGAACGTCGATGGGACCCGCCGTGGGCCTCGCCTCTGCGCCCTCGCGCCCCAGAAGCCAGTCCACCGAAACATCCAGCGCTTCTGCGATCTGAAGGAGGCGGCCCGCACTCGGCTCGTTCGCCCCCTCTTCGTAGCGATCGATATTCGCCCAACTGAGGACAGAGGCTTCGGCAAGCTGGTTGCGGTTCCAGCCCTTCCGGGTACGCGCCTCGGCGATGCGGGCGCCGACTGAGGTAGATGGGTTTTTATTGGGCACGATGCGCCTACGCTTTCGCCCCAAATTTGGGGAGGGAAATAAAGGGCATAAACCCGGAAAACCAGAGGTTGAACTATTTGCAGGATTTATGTTACCACCACCGAGAACGGAAGAAAAGCGAAAATCCGCCTTCCAACGATCCCCCCCCCCAAAAAAATCAAGGCGCTATTTATTCCTCCAATATGGCCACTGCCCGTACGGGAGAGCCCGTGCCGCCCCGCCACTTCAGCGGCAGGCAGATAAACCGGAACGGCCCGGCCCCCAGCAGTTGCTCCAAATTGCACAGACTCTCCAGGTGCGTGATGTTGCGCTCGTAGCAGACCTTGTGGACCAGAGCGTTCACATCGCCGGCCGGGCCGGGGCGCATCGAATCGATCCCGAAGTGGACGAGACCCTGATCGGCGATCCACTCGGTGGCGGGAATGTTCACGCCGGGGTTGTCCGTGTTGTAGGCCGGGGTTGGAAAGGTCCGCTCGTGATGTCCCGTGCAAAGAAGCAGGGTGCCGCCCTTCTGCGCCGGATGGCCCGATTTCTTGACCGCCGCCGCCAGATCCTCGGGCGTGATCTCTTCTTTCGGGGCCTTGTGGCGCAGATCGATGCAGGTGCCCATGACGTAGCAGTTCTCCAGAGGGTATTCGCCGATGGGGGTTCCCTCCGCGGAAAAGTGCCGGGGCGCATCCAGATGCGTGCCGCCGTGATCGGGCATCGTGAAGTACATGACGCTGTTTCCGTGCACGTTTCCCGAGTCGGCAAAAGCTTCCTCGTGCGTCTTCCAAACCCCGTGGATGATGGGCGGCTGGCCCGGATACTGCGGCGTCCGATGGTACAGCTCCCGGCTCAAATCGATAATCTTCGGCATCTTTTCTCTCCTGTACGGCTTTGCCCCAGTGCAACAGCGGCTTCGAATATAAGTGCAGTGGCCGATATGTACCCCAGCCATCCGA
This is a stretch of genomic DNA from bacterium. It encodes these proteins:
- a CDS encoding XRE family transcriptional regulator, which translates into the protein MPNKNPSTSVGARIAEARTRKGWNRNQLAEASVLSWANIDRYEEGANEPSAGRLLQIAEALDVSVDWLLGREGAEARPTAGPIDVQLRISENIQGPGRVRAEDFQAVPLVSGSIAAGSARIVEEAIEEYALIHVSQVTGRGDLVAIRVNREVGRSMLPLIQPGAVVVVDRQDKAITPSGIYAVRDDSGGCTLKRLQWTPPRLWLIPENRDEKVTFADLSGESLEDRIVGRVVWAYQPFV
- a CDS encoding cyclase family protein, with translation MPKIIDLSRELYHRTPQYPGQPPIIHGVWKTHEEAFADSGNVHGNSVMYFTMPDHGGTHLDAPRHFSAEGTPIGEYPLENCYVMGTCIDLRHKAPKEEITPEDLAAAVKKSGHPAQKGGTLLLCTGHHERTFPTPAYNTDNPGVNIPATEWIADQGLVHFGIDSMRPGPAGDVNALVHKVCYERNITHLESLCNLEQLLGAGPFRFICLPLKWRGGTGSPVRAVAILEE